A stretch of the Archangium violaceum genome encodes the following:
- a CDS encoding phage tail tape measure protein, translated as MALNNLGLGFVFTARDLASGAIQNLERNFMSLDRRVGLGTERIQSAFQQLGVGLSVFTAGAATVAAAFYLANAAGRFGQAVAAVAAVSGASATELAQLRDAAIEAGMATQFSPTEATLGLRELAQAGFNAQESMKLLLPVLDLAGGSLGELSPQQAAGLAAQAMKAFGLSVDEASISVDRMLQSVNVFALNASELPLALGTASRGAQALHQSFSETLIALGLVKNVIPGVERASTAVAVAMERMADPEVQQRLRGMGVAVTDSAGRFRSFLDVLGEMAPRLDRMNEAQRSAFLLQTFGREALGGVNAILTQVTNGLRTSTGETLRGAEAIRYLRDQFENAGGTAARFREQMLDTFEGQKQLLAGSLETLAIVLGEPFAQVFKPLVTAFVGVVNALLGVFRQLPAPVKRALAAFTVGAGAVVALVGATISAKAGIALLAIGLKALGITAGGLIATLLPAILTVTLLGAAVAGFVHAFRSNLGGIADFARRLMSHVSLFFRGLMQLFEQGAFSGAVREELSRAESMGLKRFLISTYQVVYRLQQIWEGFKAGFTRSLEEARPVFEDLVNALSSLGEELATLFAGLTGKAASLPSSEFRSFGQSVGSALATVVSWGAQVIALSARVYAGFLSGFRAMQVFLAPAVDSVREAFAGLRRVWDNLIGATTSSTSATDKSTSAWRQLGELLGRVVGGALTLTVHALAVLIDTATVALGVVVALKDAFVIAGTWIGETAARLYLWFTETLPAAISSAWSTLTGFFRSTRQFFLGAGQWFLGLFSSIADGLRAFFSPVVEFFSAVGRALHAVFNALTDSVIRLLRKLPSELLPSSLEEFARLPLSAEVQPATPLTLAAPGPAARAEVATWAMPAAADARSRAGSLAQLEQGLLALASPQAGRQGAAPPFTINVQVDGETIARATHRAEREAASRSFSPVPAY; from the coding sequence GGCGCCGCCACCGTGGCAGCAGCCTTCTACTTGGCCAACGCCGCGGGGCGCTTCGGCCAGGCCGTGGCGGCGGTGGCAGCCGTCTCCGGCGCCTCGGCCACCGAGCTGGCGCAGTTGCGCGACGCCGCCATTGAGGCCGGCATGGCGACCCAGTTCTCCCCCACCGAGGCGACGCTCGGCCTCCGCGAGCTGGCCCAGGCCGGCTTCAACGCCCAGGAGTCCATGAAGCTCCTCCTCCCCGTGCTCGATCTGGCAGGGGGCTCCCTCGGTGAACTCTCCCCTCAGCAGGCCGCGGGCCTCGCTGCCCAGGCGATGAAGGCCTTCGGCCTCTCCGTCGACGAGGCTTCCATCTCCGTCGACCGAATGCTGCAGTCGGTCAACGTCTTCGCTCTCAACGCCAGCGAGCTACCACTCGCCCTCGGCACGGCCTCCCGCGGAGCCCAGGCCCTCCACCAGTCGTTCTCCGAGACGCTCATCGCCCTCGGACTGGTGAAGAACGTCATCCCCGGCGTCGAGCGCGCCTCCACCGCCGTGGCCGTAGCCATGGAGCGCATGGCTGACCCGGAGGTGCAGCAGCGCCTGCGGGGCATGGGTGTAGCGGTCACGGACTCGGCGGGCCGCTTCCGCAGCTTCCTGGATGTTCTCGGCGAAATGGCTCCGCGTCTCGACCGGATGAACGAGGCCCAGCGCTCGGCGTTTCTGCTCCAGACCTTCGGCCGCGAAGCGCTCGGGGGTGTCAACGCCATCCTCACCCAGGTTACCAACGGCTTGCGCACCAGCACCGGCGAGACGCTCCGGGGGGCCGAGGCCATCCGCTACCTGCGGGACCAGTTCGAGAACGCCGGGGGCACGGCCGCTCGCTTCCGCGAGCAGATGCTCGACACCTTCGAGGGACAGAAGCAGCTCCTCGCGGGCTCCCTGGAGACGCTCGCCATCGTCCTCGGCGAGCCGTTCGCCCAGGTCTTCAAGCCCCTCGTGACGGCCTTCGTGGGTGTCGTGAACGCCCTCCTCGGCGTCTTCCGCCAACTCCCTGCCCCGGTGAAGCGGGCGCTCGCGGCGTTCACCGTCGGCGCCGGAGCCGTTGTCGCCCTCGTAGGGGCTACCATCTCGGCCAAGGCTGGAATCGCGCTCTTGGCCATCGGCCTCAAGGCGCTCGGCATCACTGCCGGTGGGCTCATCGCCACCCTGCTGCCGGCCATCCTTACCGTCACCTTGCTGGGAGCTGCCGTCGCCGGCTTCGTCCACGCCTTCCGGAGCAACCTCGGCGGCATCGCCGACTTCGCCCGGCGCCTCATGAGCCATGTGAGCCTGTTCTTCCGAGGGCTCATGCAGCTCTTCGAGCAGGGAGCCTTCTCCGGGGCCGTGCGCGAGGAGTTGAGCCGCGCCGAGAGCATGGGGCTCAAGCGCTTCCTCATCTCCACTTACCAGGTGGTCTACCGCCTCCAGCAGATCTGGGAGGGCTTCAAGGCCGGCTTCACGCGCTCCCTTGAGGAGGCACGCCCCGTCTTCGAGGATCTGGTGAACGCCCTGTCCTCGCTGGGAGAGGAGCTGGCCACCCTCTTCGCAGGGCTCACCGGCAAGGCCGCCAGCCTGCCCTCGTCCGAGTTCCGCAGCTTCGGGCAGTCCGTGGGCTCGGCGCTGGCGACCGTTGTGTCCTGGGGTGCCCAGGTCATCGCCCTCTCCGCACGGGTCTACGCCGGCTTCCTCTCGGGCTTCCGCGCCATGCAGGTGTTCCTCGCTCCTGCGGTGGACTCCGTGCGCGAGGCCTTCGCCGGCCTCCGACGGGTGTGGGACAACCTCATCGGGGCCACCACAAGTTCCACGAGTGCCACCGACAAGTCGACGAGCGCCTGGCGCCAGCTCGGCGAGCTCCTCGGGCGGGTGGTGGGGGGCGCCCTCACGCTCACGGTCCATGCCCTTGCTGTCCTCATCGACACTGCCACCGTGGCCCTCGGGGTGGTGGTGGCCCTCAAGGATGCCTTCGTCATCGCTGGCACGTGGATTGGCGAGACTGCAGCGAGGCTCTACCTGTGGTTCACCGAAACCCTCCCGGCTGCCATCTCCTCGGCGTGGTCCACGCTCACCGGCTTCTTCCGCTCCACGCGGCAGTTCTTCCTTGGGGCTGGCCAATGGTTCCTCGGCCTCTTCAGCTCCATCGCTGACGGTCTCCGGGCCTTCTTCAGCCCCGTTGTGGAGTTCTTCAGCGCCGTTGGCCGAGCCCTCCATGCGGTGTTCAACGCCCTCACTGACTCCGTCATCAGGTTGCTCCGGAAGCTCCCCAGCGAGTTGCTCCCCTCCAGCCTGGAGGAGTTCGCCAGGCTACCGCTCTCGGCAGAGGTGCAGCCGGCTACCCCGCTCACCCTGGCAGCCCCAGGCCCTGCGGCGCGCGCCGAGGTGGCGACGTGGGCCATGCCCGCCGCTGCGGATGCACGGAGCCGTGCAGGCAGTCTGGCCCAGCTTGAGCAGGGGCTGCTCGCGCTCGCCAGCCCCCAGGCAGGGCGCCAGGGGGCTGCGCCGCCCTTCACCATCAACGTCCAGGTGGACGGCGAAACCATCGCCCGAGCCACCCACCGTGCGGAGCGCGAGGCCGCCTCCCGTTCTTTCTCGCCGGTGCCGGCGTACTGA
- a CDS encoding peptidoglycan-binding protein — protein MSLAAALARAPRCWLVNVASGESMQCLFNPTQLSEKLQVNWNRLVVPGLSHQVLQFQGTSNRQLAGVEFYLDRFFAAEQPGDVDILDFRAFLRALTVPPQGTEGVPATAPPRVLFIWPRVVTVECVVASIEFQYRQLAIDGTVLVYAASVTFEEILDTRVTSEALRQEVE, from the coding sequence GTGTCGCTCGCAGCCGCTCTTGCCCGTGCCCCTCGCTGCTGGCTCGTGAATGTCGCCAGCGGCGAGTCCATGCAGTGCCTCTTCAACCCCACCCAGCTCTCCGAGAAGCTGCAGGTCAACTGGAACCGCCTCGTGGTGCCGGGGCTCTCCCATCAGGTGCTGCAATTCCAGGGCACCTCCAATCGCCAGCTCGCGGGGGTGGAGTTCTACCTGGACCGCTTCTTCGCGGCCGAGCAGCCCGGGGACGTCGACATTCTCGACTTCCGAGCGTTCCTCCGGGCGCTCACGGTGCCACCGCAGGGCACCGAGGGAGTTCCCGCCACCGCACCGCCTCGGGTGCTCTTCATCTGGCCGCGCGTTGTGACAGTCGAGTGCGTGGTTGCCAGCATCGAGTTCCAGTACCGGCAGCTCGCCATCGACGGCACTGTGCTCGTCTACGCAGCCAGCGTCACCTTCGAGGAGATCCTCGACACGCGCGTCACCTCTGAAGCGCTACGGCAGGAGGTGGAGTAA
- a CDS encoding LysM peptidoglycan-binding domain-containing protein, with the protein MAPHAGSRHSFTLGIRDAGGRLFLTEREPYRFREHADSRIHVVAQGDTLFDLAGRYFASLPRACGFWWAIADFQPDPIIDPTLELEPGRRLLIPSLRVLTDVILGEQRRRFEA; encoded by the coding sequence ATGGCCCCACATGCCGGTTCCCGCCATTCCTTCACGCTCGGCATTCGAGATGCGGGCGGGCGCCTCTTCCTCACCGAGCGAGAGCCGTACCGCTTCCGGGAGCACGCTGACTCGCGCATCCACGTCGTTGCCCAGGGCGACACTCTCTTCGACCTGGCCGGGCGCTACTTCGCCTCACTGCCCAGGGCCTGTGGGTTCTGGTGGGCCATCGCCGACTTCCAGCCCGACCCCATCATCGACCCGACGCTGGAGCTGGAGCCCGGGCGCCGCCTTCTCATCCCCAGCCTGCGTGTGCTCACCGACGTCATCCTTGGCGAGCAGCGCCGGAGGTTCGAGGCATGA
- a CDS encoding phage late control D family protein, whose translation MTAPLDRSAPGVRLTLLPSERAHSGEPLELSGRLLSFTYEDTASKADQVSLLLDNFDLALFEREELVGGAVLEVSWGYPGHMAPPRRVVLKKLKGFQTLTVEGLATSVLMNREARTRSWENKTRSEVVRQVAAEYGYEGASLDVEDTREVFDVINQAAETDARFLRRLAAREEFEFSIDDSGLHWRSRNPSSAPMHVLTWYSDPGRGDILSLNVESDLVRRVGRVEVRGRDPLRRATRESRASSASVERATLGEVLEVVDPETGATSLQQRNATTSVHPTSASTAARAERESAARYRRAERDTVKLSLQVVGDPTLRARTVVEVRGISSLLSGRYYVNEAKHVISASGYTVDLKLTRDGTGPRRQAGPQAQGQPQGGQPNQSAPATGGAMTELEVVDPESGATHLEYRRDGRPLGAEDPEARMSIPR comes from the coding sequence ATGACGGCCCCTCTGGACCGCAGTGCACCAGGGGTGCGCCTCACGCTGCTGCCCAGCGAGCGAGCCCACAGCGGAGAGCCGCTCGAGCTCAGCGGACGCCTCCTCTCATTCACCTACGAGGACACCGCGAGCAAGGCGGACCAGGTCTCCCTCCTGCTCGACAACTTCGACCTGGCCCTCTTCGAGCGAGAGGAGCTCGTTGGGGGTGCGGTGCTCGAGGTGTCCTGGGGCTACCCCGGTCACATGGCACCGCCTCGCCGGGTGGTGCTCAAGAAGCTCAAGGGCTTCCAGACGCTCACAGTCGAGGGCCTGGCTACCAGCGTGCTGATGAACCGTGAGGCCCGGACGCGCTCCTGGGAGAACAAGACGCGCTCCGAGGTGGTTCGCCAGGTGGCCGCTGAGTACGGCTACGAAGGGGCCTCCCTCGACGTTGAGGACACCCGGGAGGTGTTCGACGTCATCAACCAGGCTGCGGAGACGGATGCCCGCTTCCTGCGGCGGCTGGCGGCCCGCGAGGAGTTCGAGTTCTCTATCGATGACAGCGGCCTGCACTGGCGCTCGCGCAATCCGTCGAGCGCGCCCATGCACGTGCTCACCTGGTACTCGGACCCGGGCCGGGGCGACATCCTCTCCCTCAACGTCGAGTCCGACCTCGTCCGCAGAGTGGGCCGCGTCGAAGTGCGCGGGAGAGATCCGCTCCGGCGGGCCACCCGGGAGTCCCGAGCGAGCAGCGCCAGCGTGGAGCGCGCCACGCTCGGGGAGGTGCTTGAGGTGGTGGACCCGGAGACTGGAGCCACCTCCCTCCAGCAGCGCAACGCGACAACCAGCGTCCATCCCACCTCGGCCTCGACGGCTGCACGTGCTGAGCGCGAGTCCGCCGCTCGCTACCGGCGCGCTGAGCGGGACACAGTGAAACTCTCCCTCCAGGTTGTGGGCGACCCCACCCTGCGCGCCCGAACGGTGGTGGAGGTACGCGGCATCTCCAGCCTGCTGTCAGGGCGGTACTACGTGAACGAGGCCAAGCACGTCATCTCCGCCTCGGGCTACACCGTCGACCTGAAGCTCACGCGGGACGGCACCGGCCCGCGGCGCCAAGCAGGCCCCCAGGCACAGGGACAGCCACAGGGCGGACAGCCCAACCAAAGTGCCCCAGCCACAGGTGGGGCGATGACCGAGTTGGAGGTGGTGGACCCGGAGTCCGGAGCCACGCACCTCGAGTACCGCCGCGACGGGCGTCCCCTCGGTGCCGAGGATCCGGAGGCCCGCATGAGCATCCCTCGATGA
- a CDS encoding phage baseplate assembly protein V, whose translation MSTFDDDIHAHDSRLYGMYVGYVTKRDDPERLGRVRVCIPGLLEPESAWAWPLGTVGGGSKDRGLFAVPEEGAEVAVFFNQGDVDAPYYLCAHWGKPNGQSEVPAEAQLESPDNRVFATQTFRIELDESQGGRRLQLTNKKTGDRLVFDAEENTVTLEATTALTLRAVGAISIEATQVSIAGRVVRPIADPI comes from the coding sequence ATGAGCACCTTCGACGACGACATTCACGCACACGACAGCCGGCTGTACGGCATGTACGTGGGGTACGTAACGAAGCGCGACGACCCGGAGCGGCTCGGACGGGTTCGCGTCTGCATCCCGGGGCTGCTCGAGCCGGAGAGCGCCTGGGCCTGGCCGCTCGGCACTGTGGGTGGGGGCTCAAAGGATCGCGGCCTCTTCGCCGTCCCCGAGGAGGGAGCGGAGGTGGCCGTCTTCTTCAACCAGGGCGATGTGGATGCCCCCTACTACCTGTGCGCGCATTGGGGGAAGCCGAACGGACAGAGCGAGGTGCCCGCGGAGGCCCAGCTCGAGTCGCCGGACAACCGCGTCTTTGCCACGCAGACATTCCGCATCGAGCTCGACGAGTCGCAGGGGGGCCGCAGGCTCCAGCTCACCAACAAGAAGACCGGGGATCGCCTCGTCTTCGACGCCGAGGAGAACACCGTGACGCTCGAGGCGACCACGGCCCTCACCCTACGCGCGGTGGGCGCCATCTCCATTGAGGCCACGCAAGTCAGTATCGCCGGCCGCGTCGTGCGGCCCATCGCAGACCCTATTTGA
- a CDS encoding DUF1643 domain-containing protein: protein MPARRPYRIIEKKVANAAGQPSAKARLYTGAWPLDWAGFEANLSSGAVCGRHWPRNLPDSLPEEQAPETRPLCRHRLRYVWDLNKPLLGVISCNPSRATRRVLDETLHVTVNQAYLWGFGGIDQCNLSPVYKTDSHQVRITMKDLQDRGNWAAITCVLSNSAVWLAWGSRPRGCTDSCCDAWNTGEDCVLSMVWARQNADDEFTVLANQVLKGDGYRPPGHPSPRRFPRHKPQLLYEKPLFVRVATSTSATPSSAGCQEPSS, encoded by the coding sequence TTGCCCGCACGCCGGCCTTACCGCATCATCGAGAAGAAGGTCGCCAATGCGGCGGGGCAGCCCTCTGCGAAAGCACGCTTGTACACGGGGGCCTGGCCACTCGACTGGGCTGGCTTCGAGGCAAACTTGTCGAGCGGCGCAGTATGCGGCAGGCACTGGCCCAGGAACCTGCCGGACAGCCTTCCGGAGGAGCAGGCCCCTGAGACGCGGCCGCTCTGCCGCCACCGACTGCGGTATGTCTGGGACCTCAACAAACCGCTGCTGGGCGTCATCTCCTGCAACCCCTCGCGGGCCACCCGCCGGGTGCTTGACGAGACCCTTCACGTCACGGTGAACCAAGCCTACCTGTGGGGCTTCGGCGGCATCGACCAGTGCAACCTGAGCCCCGTCTACAAGACCGATTCCCATCAGGTCCGCATTACCATGAAGGATCTCCAGGATCGGGGTAATTGGGCGGCCATCACCTGCGTCCTGTCGAATTCCGCCGTCTGGTTGGCCTGGGGCTCCAGACCACGTGGTTGCACCGACTCCTGCTGCGACGCCTGGAATACAGGCGAAGACTGCGTCCTGAGCATGGTCTGGGCACGGCAGAACGCGGACGATGAGTTCACCGTCCTGGCCAACCAGGTATTGAAGGGTGACGGATACCGGCCGCCGGGCCACCCGAGCCCGCGCCGCTTCCCTCGCCATAAACCGCAGCTGCTCTACGAGAAGCCTCTGTTCGTCCGCGTGGCCACGTCTACGTCCGCGACGCCCTCCAGCGCTGGGTGCCAAGAGCCCAGCTCGTGA
- a CDS encoding baseplate J/gp47 family protein — MLPEPVDYTDKDFDALRARLISLLQSVFPDWTDFAVASFGNVLLEMYAFVGDVLTFYQDNLARESRLVTATQRKNVMALARMLGYRLHGAQAATAQVELQLARPPAAPVTFPAGTLIRTQEVTEPIRFQLLAPVTLPAGLTPPRVLALAEHSKMYTQLFDSRGLADLEVHLDFTPYLDGSARVTTPQGTFSEVESFLDSRPSDLHFVVSVDQNDRATLRFGNGVSGMPPSGTITITYKTGGGSAGNVDAERLVVIEGAFKDAHGNPVQVSVRNPASASGGSDRQTVASAKLLAPESLRALTRSVAREDFELNARRLPGVARALMLTSNEDPSISENSGILYVIPKGGGLPTPALKNQVLRQVTEVYPCTLTFQVSVQAPVYRPIAIDARLFLRQGSSAAEVRDRIRERLAAYFRVSEPDGTPNPRVDFGFNLKDAEGNPVGEVAWSDIFDVIRDTPGVRKMGSARLDLTLNGLPADVKLSVREFPVLANVTLRNGDTGELL, encoded by the coding sequence ATGCTCCCCGAGCCCGTCGACTACACCGACAAGGACTTCGATGCCCTGCGGGCACGGCTCATCTCCCTCCTTCAGAGTGTCTTCCCCGACTGGACGGACTTCGCCGTCGCCAGCTTCGGCAACGTGCTCCTGGAGATGTACGCCTTCGTCGGCGACGTGCTGACCTTCTACCAGGACAACCTGGCGCGCGAGTCACGGCTCGTCACCGCCACGCAGCGCAAGAACGTCATGGCACTCGCGCGGATGCTGGGCTACCGGCTCCACGGAGCCCAGGCCGCGACCGCCCAAGTGGAACTTCAGCTCGCACGGCCCCCCGCTGCCCCCGTCACTTTTCCCGCGGGTACCCTCATTCGCACGCAGGAAGTCACCGAGCCCATCCGCTTCCAGCTCCTCGCCCCCGTTACTCTGCCGGCAGGGCTCACCCCACCGCGCGTGCTTGCTCTCGCAGAGCACTCGAAGATGTACACGCAGCTCTTCGACTCGCGAGGGCTGGCGGACCTCGAGGTGCACCTCGACTTCACCCCCTACCTCGACGGCTCCGCCCGCGTGACGACTCCACAGGGGACCTTCTCCGAGGTGGAGAGTTTCCTCGACTCACGTCCCAGTGACTTGCACTTCGTCGTGAGCGTGGACCAGAACGATCGCGCCACCCTTCGCTTCGGCAACGGCGTGAGCGGCATGCCTCCCAGCGGTACCATCACCATCACCTACAAAACAGGCGGTGGGAGCGCCGGCAACGTCGACGCCGAGCGCCTCGTCGTCATCGAGGGCGCCTTCAAGGACGCCCACGGCAACCCAGTGCAGGTTTCGGTTCGCAACCCTGCCTCGGCTTCGGGCGGCTCGGATAGGCAGACGGTGGCCTCTGCCAAGCTACTCGCCCCCGAAAGCCTCCGGGCCCTCACGCGCTCCGTGGCGCGCGAGGACTTTGAGCTCAACGCCCGCCGCCTGCCAGGCGTCGCCAGGGCGCTCATGCTCACCTCGAACGAGGACCCGAGCATCTCCGAGAACTCGGGCATCCTCTACGTCATCCCCAAGGGTGGCGGGCTGCCTACGCCAGCGCTCAAGAACCAAGTCCTCCGGCAAGTCACGGAGGTCTACCCCTGCACCCTCACGTTCCAGGTGAGCGTGCAGGCCCCGGTCTACAGGCCCATCGCCATTGACGCGCGCCTCTTCCTTCGGCAGGGCTCCTCGGCTGCTGAGGTGAGGGATCGCATCCGCGAGCGCCTTGCCGCCTACTTCCGCGTGAGCGAGCCGGACGGCACACCCAACCCTCGCGTGGACTTCGGCTTCAACCTCAAGGACGCCGAGGGCAACCCGGTGGGCGAGGTGGCCTGGTCGGACATCTTCGATGTCATCCGCGACACGCCAGGTGTGCGGAAGATGGGCTCTGCGCGCCTGGATCTGACGCTCAACGGGCTACCCGCCGACGTGAAGCTCAGCGTGCGCGAGTTCCCCGTGCTGGCCAATGTCACCCTGCGAAACGGCGACACGGGGGAGTTGCTTTGA
- a CDS encoding phage tail protein: MAAVELPALYIDNVALVVATSRPLLINRDPAPEELDVPLDTAVGLELVDPGPDGIDRSATRVWVDGVLAFEGGAAEEVKPPFAGALAGATQTADTLRVVLHPLLPFASEADVSVRVVSRTSSEAHAIDETYSFHIEDRTAPRLVGALATGPRAVRLSFDEPVLLPTGANLLLVPRGTPAVSVAVTSTSMEGEVLTLGLDMEMTPDVLYEVRAVGVTDRYGNAVLGPYDRALFSGFRPARPPSRRFDLWQMLPKHNRRDDLTGDLFRFIACLQEVADLLLADIDRWPDIFDLERAPEPFVDLILQDLGNPFSFELDLLAKRRLASLLVEMYHQKGTAKGIRNAVRFFLGIELQAIAPFASDTLTLGESELGIDWVLGPSDRFARYAFNIEVGRILTPTERKQLRAIVEYLKPAHTHFVDLVEPLPPILPDHWELGLSDLGETTDLH, encoded by the coding sequence GTGGCTGCTGTCGAGCTTCCCGCCCTCTACATTGACAATGTCGCCCTCGTCGTCGCGACAAGCCGTCCGCTCCTCATCAACCGCGACCCCGCACCTGAGGAGTTAGATGTCCCGCTCGACACAGCGGTGGGGCTCGAGTTGGTGGATCCTGGGCCTGATGGCATCGACCGCTCCGCGACGCGTGTGTGGGTGGACGGTGTGCTCGCCTTCGAGGGCGGTGCAGCTGAGGAGGTGAAGCCCCCTTTTGCCGGAGCACTGGCGGGCGCCACGCAGACGGCGGACACGCTCCGCGTTGTCCTACACCCACTCTTGCCGTTCGCGAGCGAGGCCGACGTGTCGGTGCGTGTCGTCTCTCGCACCAGCAGCGAAGCCCACGCCATTGACGAAACGTACTCGTTCCACATCGAGGACCGGACAGCCCCTCGCCTCGTCGGAGCCCTGGCCACCGGGCCGCGGGCTGTGCGCCTCTCCTTCGACGAGCCTGTCCTCCTACCCACCGGTGCCAACCTGCTCCTTGTGCCCCGCGGTACCCCAGCCGTCTCCGTTGCGGTCACGAGCACGAGCATGGAGGGCGAAGTCCTGACGCTCGGGCTCGATATGGAGATGACGCCGGACGTGCTCTACGAGGTACGTGCTGTGGGAGTAACGGACCGCTACGGCAACGCTGTTCTCGGCCCCTATGACCGCGCACTCTTCTCGGGCTTCCGGCCGGCGCGTCCACCCTCACGACGCTTCGACCTGTGGCAGATGCTCCCCAAGCACAACCGCCGCGATGACCTGACCGGAGATCTCTTCCGCTTCATCGCCTGTCTGCAGGAGGTGGCGGACCTGCTACTGGCGGACATCGACCGCTGGCCGGACATCTTCGACCTTGAACGGGCACCAGAGCCCTTCGTGGACCTCATCCTCCAGGACCTCGGCAATCCGTTCTCGTTCGAGTTGGACCTGCTGGCCAAGCGTCGGCTCGCGTCTTTGCTCGTGGAGATGTACCACCAGAAGGGCACAGCGAAGGGCATCCGCAATGCCGTCCGCTTCTTCCTTGGCATCGAGCTTCAGGCCATCGCGCCGTTCGCCTCCGACACCCTCACGCTCGGCGAATCCGAACTTGGCATTGACTGGGTACTCGGGCCCTCCGACCGCTTCGCCCGCTACGCCTTCAATATCGAGGTGGGCCGCATCCTCACGCCCACCGAACGCAAGCAACTCCGCGCCATCGTCGAGTACCTCAAGCCCGCCCACACCCATTTCGTGGACCTCGTCGAGCCGCTCCCGCCCATCCTCCCGGACCACTGGGAGCTGGGCCTCAGCGATCTTGGGGAGACGACGGACCTGCACTGA
- a CDS encoding ribbon-helix-helix domain-containing protein produces MSTPRNLHQRLQKMRLPELQAHYREVVGETTRSPNRTWLIRRIEETLAARERPQAKEKEQAPRKPSKGTKGGTKPPKKVERDEAPAPETSAPTVDEAPQDAHPAPANSEPHQNEAAESVSAATSTAPEVAPTAGASVEPASNEGPPAAKPPRGRFAAMTVEQLRAKYLEVVGRPTGSNDRGYLIWKIREAEKGRVPVGPRAPRRSDGEPSDMKVLPLRLEGRAVEQLDEAWRSRGIKSRTEFIRHALAHYLTHLGAKDTAALFASEAAQA; encoded by the coding sequence ATGTCCACCCCACGTAACCTCCACCAGCGCCTCCAGAAAATGCGCCTGCCCGAGTTGCAGGCCCACTACCGCGAGGTGGTCGGCGAGACGACCCGCAGCCCCAACCGCACCTGGCTCATCCGCCGCATCGAGGAGACGCTTGCCGCCCGCGAGCGCCCCCAGGCCAAGGAGAAGGAGCAGGCGCCGCGCAAGCCCTCCAAGGGCACCAAGGGCGGCACCAAGCCCCCAAAGAAGGTGGAGCGGGACGAAGCCCCGGCGCCCGAGACCAGCGCGCCCACTGTGGACGAGGCGCCCCAGGACGCTCACCCAGCGCCCGCCAATAGCGAGCCCCATCAGAACGAGGCGGCGGAGAGCGTCAGCGCAGCCACCAGCACGGCCCCCGAGGTCGCTCCTACGGCGGGCGCCTCGGTCGAGCCCGCGAGCAATGAGGGGCCGCCGGCCGCCAAGCCTCCCCGCGGGCGCTTCGCGGCGATGACCGTCGAGCAGCTCCGGGCCAAGTACCTCGAGGTCGTCGGCCGCCCAACGGGCAGCAACGATAGGGGCTACCTCATCTGGAAGATCCGCGAGGCCGAGAAGGGCCGCGTTCCAGTCGGCCCCCGTGCCCCCCGACGCAGCGACGGGGAGCCCAGCGACATGAAGGTGCTGCCGCTGCGGCTGGAGGGTCGCGCCGTCGAGCAGCTCGACGAGGCTTGGCGCTCGCGGGGCATCAAGAGCCGCACCGAGTTCATTCGCCATGCGCTCGCCCATTACCTCACGCACCTCGGCGCCAAGGACACCGCGGCCCTCTTCGCCTCCGAAGCCGCGCAGGCGTAG